One Nicotiana tomentosiformis chromosome 4, ASM39032v3, whole genome shotgun sequence genomic window carries:
- the LOC104088901 gene encoding probable methyltransferase PMT10, which produces MKGLISSLSFSDHHRVSLTKTPTFLKIIVLSFLSIFLFFIVKRFSFDITTVTTTTPSSHEFPMSFTSIPNQTTTSTVAGKPPPPPLRRPGMAVERTGIIDENGAMTNDFVVGEFDEELIDSVVNGKVNGTDEPLESDENRGGLRGKIGKFKVCDESMRDYIPCLDNVEESSRVNLSERGENLERHCPTKGKGLDCLVPRPKDYKLRIPWPKSRDEVWLSNVPHTPFKDKANNKWVKKKGDTCIFPGDGTQFVHGANQYLDQISKMVPEIAFGQRTRVAMDIGGGVASFGAYLMDRNVSTLSIATKDMHKHKIQFALERGVPAMLTAFATHRLLYPSQAFDLIHCSRCSINWTRDDGILLLEVNRMLRAGGYFIRKAEPVYRHEENLFAPLKEMQDLARRLCWELLKNEGDISIWRKPLNNSCYLSRGPAVQPSLCDAGDDPDNVWNVNLKTCITQLPEKGYGANVTTWPTRLHSPPDRLFSIKMDAELSRREIYKAESKFWHEIISGYVGAFHWKELNLRNVMDMRSLYGGFAAALHDLNIDCWVLNVVPVSGSNTLPVLYDRGLIGVMHDWCEPFDTYPRTYDLLHAAALFSVERNRCNVTTIMIEMDRIVRPGGRVYIRDTTPVIEELEEIAHALGWVPFKFDGSEGPHSNWKLLIGEKRL; this is translated from the exons atgaaggggTTAATCAGTAGCTTATCTTTTTCAGATCATCATCGTGTTTCACTCACAAAGACTCCAACTTTCCTCAAAATTATTGTTCTTTCTTTCCTTTCAATCTTCCTTTTCTTCATAGTCAAACGTTTTTCATTTGATATCACCACTGTTACTACTACAACCCCTTCTTCTCATGAATTTCCTATGTCTTTTACTTCAATTCCTAACCAAACAACCACCTCCACCGTCGCCGGAAAACCCCCACCTCCACCGCTCAGGCGGCCGGGGATGGCGGTGGAACGGACGGGGATCATTGATGAGAATGGTGCAATGACTAATGACTTTGTGGTgggggagtttgatgaggagcTCATTGACAGTGTGGTGAATGGCAAGGTTAATGGGACTGATGAGCCTTTGGAGAGTGATGAGAATAGAGGTGGTTTGAGGGGTAAAATTGGGAAATTTAAAGTTTGTGATGAGAGTATGAGGGATTATATTCCTTGTTTGGATAATGTGGAGGAAAGTTCCAGGGTGAATTTGTCAGAAAGAGGGGAAAATTTGGAAAGGCATTGCCCCACAAAAGGAAAAGGATTGGATTGTTTGGTGCCAAGGCCTAAAGATTACAAGTTAAGAATACCATGGCCAAAAAGCAGGGACGAG GTCTGGCTTTCCAATGTGCCCCATACACCCTTTAAAGACAAAGCAAACAATAAGTGGGTAAAAAAGAAGGGAGACACATGCATATTTCCAGGAGATGGGACACAATTTGTCCACGGTGCAAATCAATATTTGGATCAGATTTCCAAG ATGGTTCCAGAAATTGCTTTTGGCCAACGAACAAGAGTTGCCATGGATATCGGTGGTGGTGTAGCGAGTTTTGGTGCATATCTAATGGACCGCAATGTCAGCACATTGTCCATTGCAACAAAAGATATGCATAAGCATAAGATTCAATTTGCATTGGAACGTGGAGTGCCTGCTATGTTAACAGCATTTGCTACACACCGTCTATTGTACCCTAGCCAAGCATTTGACTTGATACATTGTTCCAGATGTAGCATTAATTGGACCCGTGATG ATGGAATTCTGCTCCTAGAGGTAAACAGGATGCTTAGGGCAGGAGGATACTTTATTCGGAAAGCGGAACCTGTTTACAGACATGAAGAAAACTTGTTTGCACCGTTGAAAG AAATGCAGGATCTTGCTCGACGCCTATGTTGGGAACTACTAAAGAATGAGGGTGACATTTCCATTTGGAGGAAGCCGCTGAATAATAGCTGCTATCTCAGTCGTGGTCCAGCAGTTCAACCTTCTCTATGTGATGCTGGTGACGATCCAGATAACGTCTG GAACGTAAACCTAAAGACATGCATTACTCAGTTACCTGAGAAGGGCTATGGAGCTAATGTGACTACTTGGCCCACACGCCTTCACTCTCCACCGGACAGGCTGTTTAGTATAAAAATGGACGCTGAATTATCTAGGAGGGAAATTTATAAAGCAGAGTCAAAATTTTGGCATGAAATCATAAGTGGATATGTTGGTGCTTTCCATTGGAAAGAATTAAACCTACGAAACGTGATGGACATGAGATCTTTATATGGGGG GTTTGCAGCTGCTTTGCATGATTTGAACATCGATTGCTGGGTTTTGAATGTTGTCCCTGTTAGTGGTTCTAATACATTGCCTGTTCTATATGACCGAGGTCTCATTGGAGTCATGCATGACTG GTGTGAGCCATTTGATACTTATCCAAGAACATATGATTTACTCCATGCAGCTGCTCTTTTCTCAGTAGAAAGAAATAG ATGTAACGTGACGACCATCATGATAGAAATGGACAGAATTGTTCGACCTGGGGGACGAGTTTATATTCGTGACACCACACCTGTTATCGAAGAGCTTGAAGAAATTGCACATGCATTAGGATGGGTGCCATTTAAGTTTGATGGCAGCGAGGGTCCTCATTCTAACTGGAAGCTTTTGATCGGTGAAAAGCGTCTATGA
- the LOC138910064 gene encoding uncharacterized protein — protein sequence MEMLKQIQVNIPLIDALREMPGYEKMIKYLMSRKFDFQDLATLTLIQTCSAVVTRPVAEKLPDPGSFTIPCTIGSYAFAKALHSRPTSILLQLADRKVKRPLGILDDILVQIEKFVFPTDFVIRDCQVDEEIPIILGRPLLATGRALIDCEIGELNMRLNKEEITFNVQKSMRRPSEFTNCSLIEVMDVIMEEEDEALHEKDPLAVCLMNLEEVDNEDLAEWSWLLKAKDTGKESPNSSLYT from the exons atggagatgttgaaGCAGATTCAGGTAAACATTCCTCTGATAGATGCCTTGCGAGAGATGCCAGGTTATGAAAAAATGATAAAGTACTTGATGTCTCGCAAGTTTGATTTTCAAGACCTGGCCACTTTGACACTGATCCAAACTTGTAGTGCTGTGGTGACAAGACCAGTAGCTGAAAAGCTACCCGACCCTGGAAGTTTCACAATTCCATGTACCATAGGTAGCTATGCATTCGCAAAAGCACT GCATTCAAGGCCCACATCTATATTGCTACAGTTAGCTGACCGAAAGGTAAAGAGGCCATTAGGTATACTTGATGATATACTGGTGCAGATCGAGAAATTTGTGTTCCCTACAGATTTTGTGATTCGGGACTGTCAGGTGGATgaagagattcccataattttgggaaggccattATTGGCCACAGGGAGAGCTCTGATTGATTGTGAAATTGGGGAGCTAAATATGAGACTAAATAAGGAAGAAATAACATTTAATGTGCAAAAGTCTATGCGGAGACCCAGTGAGTTTACCAATTGCTCTTTGATTGAAGTAATGGATGTGATCATGGAGGAAGAAGATGAGGCACTTCATGAAAAAGACCCTCTAGCAGTCtgccttatgaacttagaagaggTAGACAATGAGGACTTGGCCGAGTGGTCTtggctcttgaaggccaaggATACTGGAAAAGAGAGCCCGAATTCTAGCCTTTACACATAG
- the LOC117274913 gene encoding uncharacterized protein produces the protein MTEKEMLAVVFAFDKFRSYLIGSKVIVYIDHAALRYLIEKKELEPCLIRWVLLLQEFDLEIRDQKRTEIQVADHLSRLEGAEKKVEVEVIVENFPDEKLLAKSLEVAPWYADIANYLASGIVPYDLSSVQKKKFFCDCRMYFWDEPYLFRICVNNIIWRCIILETDLSFVLQVFHASLYGGHFQGVRTIAKVLESGFYWLTLLKDAHF, from the coding sequence ATGACTGAGAAGGAGATGCTAgcagtggtgttcgcatttgacaaattcaggtcatacTTGATAGGCTCAAAGGTAATTGTTTATATTGACCATGCtgctctcaggtacctaattgagaaAAAGGAGTTAGAGCCGTGTCTGATTCGATGGGTGCTACtgctgcaagaatttgacttggagATCCGTGACCAAAAGAGAACGGAGAtccaagtggctgatcacttgtctagGCTGGAAGGAGCAGAGAAGAAGGTTGAGGTGGAAGTGATTGTGGAGAATTTCCCAGATGAAAAACTATTGGCAAAGAGCCTTGAGGtagcgccatggtatgcagacattgcaaactacctagcgagcggtattgtcccctatgacctttcctctgtccaaaagaaaaagttcttctgTGACTGTCGCATGTATTtttgggatgagccttatctaTTCAGGATTTGTGTTAATAACATAATCTGGAGATGCATTATCCTTGAGACAGATCTATCTTTTGTTTTGCAAGTGTTTCACGCGTCCCTATATGGTGGCCATTTCCAGGGAGTAAGGACAATTGCGAAAGTGTTAGAGTCGGGCTTCTACTGGCTGACATTGCTCAAAGATGCGCACTTCTAG